TCAAGTAACAAATAAAAGCCttttattgatataataaGAAGTCGAAGGGCTGATTTGTgtaattttaatgaattacaCAAAACGACAAAGagtgagaaataaaattaaaaaaaaaaaagaaaaaaagggaaacgTGGCAGCAAAAGAGAAGAAGCAGTCAAATCGTGCTTCGTACAGCTATATAGCTGTACGGGCCCCACCCTTTCcatcccctttttttttctttatttatttatttatttaaatttccgTTCACAACCGCCTTATTCAACATCCCCCTCTTTCTCCCTCCGccttagagagagaaacaccACCGTACCGCCCGCCGTCCGCCGGGAGAAAGAATGAGACATGGTCGGACTCAGTGCAATCTTAGAAACTCGGAAACTCGGCATTACTGACTCAACTCGTCAGGTCATTAACAAATCCACTCTTATTATGATCAATAGCAACGCCAACGACCACCAcggccaccgccaccgccaccaccgttcttcttcttctaaaagATTTCTCGACCGCTGCTTTCTCTGCGGTCAGAAGCTCCTCCCCGGAAAAGACATCTACATGTACGAGTAAGtactcattaaaaaaagattttatattttaaaaaatatttttattataatttttgacGATGTGGGTTTTTTCAGAGGAGACAAGGGTTTCTGCAGCGAGGAGTGTCGATGCCGGCAGATTTTCATGGACGAAGAACAGAGCATGGTGGAAGCAGGGAACTGCTCGTTGGCGGCTGCCATTAACCCACAAACCACCACATCGCCGTCGTGTCCCTCGCCTCAGCCATCTCGCCACCCTAGAGCTACCAGAGACCACACCCAAGCTTTTGCCTACTGATCATCACACCAAAAATGACTGGGAAAGAAGGGTGTTTTTAAGATCCATNttttttttttttttttttgtttaattatgaAAGAACATATATGCAAAGTTACGtttgtttttggaaaataaacgGTTTTGAATGGAATtagaaacatatatatatatgaatattttttaaaatataaaatctagagttatttttatttatgaaattagaaatattattacatttactacattattttctatttttattatatgaaaaatgaaaattatcttttataaGAANgggttttttttttttttttttttttcatatgaacttcattttcacaaaaataaataaaaaaaatataccaaaTGTTTCGaacaaaaatagtaaattcATATAATTGAATAGTTTGGTTTAATTCAAATCACATACTACAAAAAGAAGGTGCCGTGTAATT
This portion of the Cucurbita pepo subsp. pepo cultivar mu-cu-16 chromosome LG08, ASM280686v2, whole genome shotgun sequence genome encodes:
- the LOC111800761 gene encoding uncharacterized protein LOC111800761 isoform X2; the encoded protein is MVGLSAILETRKLGITDSTRQVINKSTLIMINSNANDHHGHRHRHHRSSSSKRFLDRCFLCGQKLLPGKDIYIGDKGFCSEECRCRQIFMDEEQSMVEAGNCSLAAAINPQTTTSPSCPSPQPSRHPRATRDHTQAFAY
- the LOC111800761 gene encoding uncharacterized protein LOC111800761 isoform X1 codes for the protein MVGLSAILETRKLGITDSTRQVINKSTLIMINSNANDHHGHRHRHHRSSSSKRFLDRCFLCGQKLLPGKDIYMYEGDKGFCSEECRCRQIFMDEEQSMVEAGNCSLAAAINPQTTTSPSCPSPQPSRHPRATRDHTQAFAY